A DNA window from Hymenobacter aquaticus contains the following coding sequences:
- the serS gene encoding serine--tRNA ligase, whose protein sequence is MLQVSVLRDNTELVLAGLAKKHYKTAEADVAAILQLDQRRKQLQTEHDSAQAEANELARQIGGLMKSGDKAGAETLKARTAELKQQTKVHSEELVQVEEALQQILYKLPNLPHSSVPEGRSAQDNEVVREGGMKPELPAGALPHWDLIKKYDIIDFELGNKISGAGFPVYKRQGARLQRALINFFLDQARDAGYDEVQPPILVNEASGYGTGQLPDKEGQMYHDAQDNLYLIPTSEVPITNLYRDEIVATDQLPIRNTGYTPCFRREAGSWGADVRGLNRLHQFDKVEIVQITQPEHSYAALDGMVAHIEGLLQKLELPYRILRLCGGDMGFTSALTFDLEVWSAAQGRWLEVSSASNFETYQANRLKLRYRGENNKTQLLHTLNGSALALPRIVAALLENNQTEDGIRLPEVLHSYCGFSKIG, encoded by the coding sequence ATGCTGCAAGTTTCTGTTCTGCGAGATAATACCGAGCTGGTCCTGGCCGGGCTAGCCAAAAAACACTATAAAACGGCGGAGGCCGATGTGGCCGCCATTCTGCAGCTCGACCAGCGCCGCAAGCAGCTGCAAACCGAGCACGACTCGGCCCAGGCCGAAGCCAACGAGCTGGCCCGCCAGATCGGGGGACTGATGAAAAGCGGCGACAAAGCCGGCGCCGAAACCCTGAAAGCCCGCACCGCCGAGCTCAAGCAGCAAACCAAAGTCCACTCCGAGGAGCTGGTGCAAGTAGAAGAAGCCCTGCAACAAATTCTGTATAAGCTCCCGAACCTGCCCCACAGCAGCGTGCCCGAAGGCCGCTCGGCCCAGGATAACGAAGTGGTGCGCGAGGGTGGCATGAAACCCGAGCTGCCCGCCGGCGCCCTCCCCCACTGGGACCTGATCAAGAAGTACGACATCATCGACTTCGAGCTGGGCAATAAGATTTCGGGCGCGGGCTTTCCGGTGTACAAGCGTCAGGGAGCCCGTCTGCAGCGCGCCCTGATCAACTTTTTCCTGGACCAGGCCCGCGACGCGGGCTACGACGAGGTGCAGCCCCCGATTCTGGTGAACGAGGCCAGCGGCTACGGCACGGGCCAGCTGCCCGACAAGGAAGGCCAGATGTACCACGATGCCCAGGATAACCTTTACCTGATTCCGACCTCGGAGGTGCCGATTACCAACCTGTACCGTGACGAAATCGTGGCGACCGACCAGTTGCCGATTCGCAACACGGGCTACACTCCCTGCTTCCGCCGCGAGGCCGGCTCGTGGGGTGCCGACGTGCGCGGCCTCAACCGCCTGCACCAATTCGACAAGGTGGAAATCGTGCAGATTACCCAGCCCGAGCACAGCTACGCCGCCCTGGACGGCATGGTGGCCCACATCGAGGGCCTGCTGCAGAAGCTGGAGCTGCCCTACCGCATCCTGCGCCTCTGCGGCGGCGACATGGGCTTCACCTCGGCCCTGACCTTCGACCTGGAAGTGTGGAGCGCCGCGCAGGGCCGCTGGCTGGAAGTAAGCTCGGCGTCGAACTTTGAAACCTACCAGGCTAACCGCCTCAAGCTGCGCTACCGCGGCGAAAACAACAAAACCCAGCTGCTGCACACGCTCAACGGCTCGGCTTTGGCGTTGCCCCGCATCGTGGCGGCGCTGCTGGAAAACAACCAGACCGAAGACGGCATCCGGCTGCCGGAAGTGCTGCACAGCTACTGCGGCTTCAGCAAAATCGGCTAA